TTTTTCGAGAGGTCGCCATATTCAGGGAGTCTAATATGATGTTTGAAAGTGCCTAGAATGTAGAGCGCACAGGATTCGGGTACGAAAAGCTACCATGATTGGATCACCACTTCAAACCGAACATATTGAAGTCATCAATGAGGAGAACATCGTCTTCGGGGCGCGGAGAGAGCTCACTTTGGATATGCAGCAAGAAAATGACCCGTGAGATATTAGAGAGCTAAACTTTTTTAAGGGGGATCATTTGAGTGATAAACCAAATGCAGTACAATTTGTAGGGAGGTTTCCATTCAAACTACTCACTGTTTTCGTGATGCAGTCACAGAAGCAATTCCACTGCCAGGGAGAGATCGACCTTCGGCCCCGAATTCACAGTAGCGTAGTCGGTAATGCGTTGGCCGAAAATTGTGTTAATGTTTTACAATATCTACATAAGAGTTGGATGGATCTGCATACAGTTTGACCAAGAGAGTTTTGTAGGACGATCAATGAATCTTCATTACGATATGATTGGGATGATGGGACAAAGGTGTGTCCAAATGAACCGTAGATTGGCAGTAGGTAGGCAGTAAAAAGACTATGACACGGTGAACTTCTTCATCCAGGAAAGTACTACCTACCACTACCTACtcattcttttttgtttcaCCTTATTTTATCTATAGTGAAAATTGGTTGCAGCATTTGAATACAGATACCTACCTCAACAACACATTTACGCGTAAGAGTTGGTTTGGCGAAGGGCTGCTTGAGCAAAAGGCGAACCATTTCGTaaataaaaacttatatttttcctAATAAAGGCTTATCTAAGTCACAAACATCTCACGTTAAACATTGTACTTTATACACAACCTTTGTAACTGTAAGGAAGCCAACCTCATATAACAGGAAACAACTGGTTCAATAATTGCAGGATTTCCCTTCTTCTGAGCAAGCTCCAAAGCACTGCGACCCTCCCCATCCACCCGTTCCAACGCATCATAAAGCTCTCGATCCACCACGTGGTCCATAAGAACACCCACGGCTTCAACACTGTCACACTGAATGCCGCAACCCAGCGGGGTGAAGCCCAGATGGTTCCGGAAATTGGTCAATTGAGCTCCCTGATCCAACAGGTACCGCACCAGATACTCGTGGTTGTTAACGATCGCTTCCTGTATTACGGTGTAGTTCTTGGCATCGTGCGCACTTTGGTTGATTAGTGTTGGATCGTGGTTCAGGATCAACTTCACAATCGGAACATTTCGCAGAAAGACTGCATGCTGGAGCAGTGCCGCTTTGCCTCGATCGTGAGCCACCGTTGGATCGGCTCCGTTTTCTAAGAAGAATTTGACTAGATCGTAGTTGTTGGCTCCGACGGCATTCAGCAGGACGGTGAAGGCTTGGCCCCGATGAACGATCTGGTAGTTGAAGATGTGGGTTCCATTCGGGAGATGAGTTTTTCCCGCTTCCTGGCAGTGCTGGTAGATTCTTTTGATGATGCTGTTCTGCACGCGGCGTGTCATTAGCGGTAAAAAGAGTGAAATTCCTTTGGCGTTCACCATCGGTGGGTCTGCCCCAAATTTGAACATGAGGTCCACCATTTCTGGGAAGGCGTTTGGTGGTAGTGTGTGGAATATGTCTGGTTGTTTGGGCGCTTTGAATAGGAAGTTTGCGTTCAAGTTGGCTAGAGAGCTTTCCTGGGTGATCATTAACCGATTGTTTGTTGTCATGAAGTGGAATAGAACAGTGTTTATTGAAAACGATCCGGTTGTGATCGAAGAGGGGATTGCTTCGGTCGCTCGAAGAATAAGATTACTAATTGATATAGGTGATACTTCTTCTACCAGGTGCACCTCCAGATTGTTCATAATAATTGTGTTGGGGGAtcgaagttttaaaattactggAATCTCACACGTACTGTTTTCAGTTCTACACGTCAATAAATATTCAGTTTGGACTAATTTCTCCGGAAGGTTTTCCAAATCATCTAGAAGACCTATAACTTTATCTGAAAAGCAATCAAAATTGGCACCCGTGGTCTCCAACTGAAACCACTCATTGCAATCGAGAAATTTAAAGTTCTGAACCACTTTAGCTCCAccgaatttccaaaaatcagttATTCTTTTCAAAAGTCCTACAACTGCTGCTTGTCGTTTGCCAACGGCAAACGGAATGAACTCCTCTTTTTGCAGATAACGTAGAACGCGAATCTCTTGGAGAAGCTTTCTCCAAACATTAATCTCTCGATCCCCGGAACAGAGTTCAACggccttaaaaatttgatccTCTAAATATTTGTAAACTTCCCAGTGATTTGCATTTTCCACCGCCGTTTTTAGCAACCCTTGAGTCTCCCAGAGTTTAATCCGAAGCCCGGTACTAAAAATCTTAACCATACCTAGCGTTGAATAGCGAACAACCCACTGGAAGATGCCGAACCGAAGTTCGTCGTCAACTGTCGGGGGAATCGAACGCAACATCCTCCGCATCAGTTTGTGATTATGCTGGGAAGCCAGGGATTTGGTCAACTCATCATCAAAGCTCCATGGATCGGCCCCGTGATCCATGAGAAGGTGAACCAGTGGCCATCGTCTCAGTTCAACGATTCCCCCAAGAGGCTTCGATAGCGCCGCTACTGTGAAACGTAATTCAGCTTTTTCCAACAACCTTCGGAGCATTTTGGGTCTATTCATGTAGCTACACAGGACGACCGCCTCGTTCAAATCATCTTGGGAGAGTGAGCTGTGGTAGTTGTCAAGTAGGTGTTCAAAATGGTTTTGGTTACGGAACTCTATAGTTTTAAGGAAGTCGTCACTGATTGGGGGAGTGTTTATGGTGTAAAATTTGACGTAATCCGTAGGGAGCAAAACACATTCGCTGTATCCAAGAGCTGTTCTCAGCTGTTTTTGTCGCTCCTCAACAGGGTGGAAGGCGATTAGCAGCAGTTGGTTGGCGCAGTCAGTTGTTAGTAACGGCTGAAACATGCAagtattgtttttaataaattttgaattgtcaAAAAATGTGTATCTAACTCAAATTACCTTACAATCTTTCAAAAGTTCCTGCGCTGCGTCGAAGTCCCCACTAGTTTGGTAGAACTCTAAAATTGATCCAACGCAGGGTATGTACAGCTCCGGTTGCGCTTTCTGGAACAGCTTCAACGCCCTTGGCATAAGGAGATCCGAAAATTGACGCTTATTTAGTCCTGTAACAATTTTGTACTCTTCGCAATCGTAGTCGGCTTGCAACGTAGGGAAAACCTGAATGAGTTCCGGAAGTACCTGTTCGAAGTTTTTGTTGTGATAGAAATGATTAAGTAGAATGTCCGACATTGTATATTTCTTCGTGCGAAATAGGCCTCCCAAATCGTATAATACCCGGCAAGTGTTATCTCCCCGCTGCTCGAGATAAGAGCCAACGGACTCATAGTTCAAACTTTTCCAGGACTCCAGTAACCCATTTTGAACGGTTACCCAGTTGAACCCTTCGCGCTCCACTTCGACGAAACCTTGCAGATCAAACTTGGGACTGTTGCAGAAGATGTTCATTCGATCCAAGCTCCAAGCCATAACAAAGCCGTTGATGATAACTTTTTCCTGCGACGACATTGTCAACAGATCGTAGGACAGGGTATCATGAGCCAGGTAGTTTCGATACGTCTTACCCCAGATCATCGGTATTGAGGCTTTGAGGGTGCTGAAATTGTCACCGAAGTATCCGGTGCTGATCAATACTTCCAGGATCACCAATTGCCAGTATTGAATTGCGAGGTAACCCTTACGAGGTATTGTTTTGTGATTCAATATTAAGTTTTCCAAGGTATCACAACCGTAGTGAGCGAAAAGCTTCTGCAAGTTCACCACGTAGCGTTGGAACACTTCCCGGAGCTCCCGTTCGTCGGACGATCTCAGCTCTTCCATTCGTTTTTTGAAACGACGCAGCTCATCCCCTTTGTAATGTTTCTTCAACACCCCACAGATGGCCTGTTGTTTGGAGTCGAGTGAGAAGATGTTCTGATAGTAGGGCTTCCCGGTATTGGAAAGGGCCGAGTGTAGATCGTCCTCAAGTTTGGTGAGAGTTGCGCGATCAAGAAGCGAATCCTTTGTAAAATGCTCGAGTATCTCGCGGGTTCTCTCCCGGTATCTCCACAGTTCAATCTTCTCGTGGTTCAGCTCCAGATCCCGTTGTACGAACAAATGCATCCGGATGGTTCGCTGTTCTTGAGAAATATTTCCGCCTTTGTCGGCTATGGCCCAATCCTTGCAGATCTGATAGTAGCTGATCAGACTCATACCGTTGACAATCTTGCTATCAATCAGTCGATGGATCGTTTCCAGCGGTAAATTCGCGAAAATAGCGATAAAAATTGAGCTCGTAGATGTTTCTTGTACTTGTTTTTTGAGATTGTCCAACATTCCACTCTTCTGATGGTAGCTTTCCCATTGCAGGGCCAGCTCCGGATCGTCCTTCCGATTCAACTCCTCTTTCTTGAGATTGGCCTCAACGTTTTTCAGGTGGTTTCCTATCGACTGAAACAATTTCTCGTGGAGATCCGCGATGGCATCACTGCCGGCGTACTTGACGAAGGCGCGCAAATCTTCGATCGATCTGCAGCGCCGCATTGTGCCGTACAAGTTGAAGATCACATCGTTCAGAATGAAGACGCTGATGACCGCAAAAGTTACTGCCGTCACCATCAGATAATGATCCAGCCGTTTGTAGATGTAGTGTTGATCTACTTCTCTGATGAACAAAAGGGAAAGTGGGAATCCatggctggacatgttgcgataTTTGGAGCTGAAAATGACACTGTCAGACATTAACTTTTGAAGCATGTTGTTCAATCGGGCGGTGAAATTTGGAGTATCGGCAGTACTTTTGATGGATTCCCCGAAAATTTGCATGAACCTTCGAATGGCAGCAATCGTGATGGATGCGTTCTCTTTCTCATAATCTACAGCTGAGAGTTCACCGTGTATGACACAATTACGCATCACTTTGAATATCGAATGAATCTGCTTCAATCGACGGAaagttttgataagttttttattCACACACGCTTTCTTTCTCTCGAATCCCTTTGCTACACTATTCAACTGTGAGCTGATAGCGATCAGGAACACCATCAAGTTACGTTTGTTTATCACAGCTCTGTAGACCTCTCCTCCTTCTATGTCCTCAtgaatttcgataaaaatggCTACGCAAAAGATCATCTCACGCAATGGCAGCCGTTTGAACATGCCGTGATCTTTAATGAAGTACAAATGATTGTGTATCAATCTCAACCGTAACATCACTTGATCGTCAAGATCCAAAAACTCAAAACAACCTTTCCGGTTTCTTAGCTCCTGAACCAACTGTCTCACCAGACAAACAGACTCCTGCCAATATAAAGCTGGTCTCTTAACAGCCGGATCTCCACACAGCTTCCTCAAACCGTACTCCGAAAACTGATGCAACAGATGCAACTTCAAGTCCTCAAAAACCATGACGCCTCGAGTCTCCAACTCAACGTATGCATTCGAGCAATGACGAAACAGGTCCCATTCATTGCACAACTCCAAATCCACCATCAACCGATACAAGGGAACCGATCCGGACAGCACAATCTGCCGGCAGGTTTCGGCCGGCCCAAATTGGGACCACACGATCCGAAAGCCTTCATCCGCTTCCAAACGCCGGCCAGCAGCCAAATCTTCCTGTACTGAAACCAAGCTGGCCATTTTCGATTCACCTTTGCACGACGGATCCGTCCATTCGAGTCGAGTCTTTGTTCACGAATGAAAACGACCGTTGAGAAAAGCTTCATTCATTAATAAATTGAACGTTTCGTTCGAGTGGGTGCTATAGATAGATGGGCATTAGTCATCACACCGTCTAGCTGGTCAAGAGAGAGAACCCTTTcgagtttactttttttctgttcCGAGAAATTCTTATCTTTAGAGCACAATTTTTCTCAACGTTTCAACCTCAACTGAGCAAAATCAGCCGCCAAAACTTCTCGGTCATTTGGAACAAAATATTGTTACGATCTTGAAAGGGTTCGCTATAACATTGTATACAAACAAGTTAAGCTTTGCTTATCACGAGAGTGGTTTCCTTTGAATTTTGCCTTGTTTACTCAATCGTTGCTTATAGTTTGATTTCGGTTATCCGATTGGAACGGTTCTATTTCAGAAACGTTCGAAAAATTATTtggttttcttaaatttgaaacaCCTTTCCTAATTGCAACGAACATGCGCAAAATCAGCTGATAGATTCTTACGTTTTTATGCAGAGCATATTTAAGATAACTTGAGATCAGACTCTTTTGAGAGAGGAGAGCATAAGAAATGAAATTCATTCCTTCGGAACGGGGGATTCCCCCTAGTTTAGACAGAAAAAAATCCCCGTTTCATAGCATATCTTCCAATGCACTCTTGAAGCGATGTTTATTAATGTTTACAAACGATTGATGGTGCGATGCATGAAAAAGCAGCTGCATGTATCAGCAAGATTgaggacaaaaatcacaaactaTAACTTGACtgaattctacaaatttatataatttataaaatttaagcaatttttgtcccttctctcatttttgtcatttttgtgtaatttttgtgtcatattgtgtgatatttgatgtgtttttatgtcactttaattaattttattattttcgtcaCTATcggaattttggaaaattttgtagttttgaaaattttgatgcttttggaaaatttgataatGTTGTTAATTATTGTAACTTTTgtatttcttgtaatttttgtaatttttgtcatttttgtcatttttgtcatttttgtcatttttgtcatttttgtcatttttgtcatttttgtcatttttgtcatttttgtcatttttgtcatttttgtcatttttgtcatttttgtcatttttgtcatttttgtcatttttgtcatttttgtcatttttgtcatttttgttattttttttcatttttgtcatttttgtcatttttgtcatttttgtcatttttgtcatttttgtcatttttgtcatttttgtcatttttgtcatttttgtcatttttgtcatttttgtcatttttgtcatttttgtcatttttgtcatttttgtcatttttgtcatttttgtcatttttgtcatttttgtcatttttgtcatttttgtcatttttgtcatttttgttatttttttcatttttgtcatttttgttattttttttcatttttgtcatttttgtcatttttgtcatttttgtcatttttgtcatttttgtcatttttgtcatttttgtcatttttgtcatttttgtcatttttgtcatttttgtcatttttgtcatttttgtcatttttgtcatttttgtcatttttgtcatttttgtcatttttgtcatttttgtcatttttgtcatttttgtcatttttgtcatttttgtcatttttgtcatttttgtcatttttgtcatttttgtcatttttgtcatttttgtcatttttgtcatttttgtcatttttgtcatttttgtcatttttgtcatttttgtcatttttgtcatttttgtcatttttgtcatttttgtcatttttgtcatttttgtcatttttgtcatttttgtcatttttgtcatttttgtcatttttgtcatttttgtcatttttgtcatttttgtcatttttgtcatttttgtcatttttgtcatttttgtcatttttgtcatttttgtcatttttgtcatttttgtcatttttgtcatttttgtcatttttgtcatttttgtcgtttttgtcatttttgtcatttttgtcatttttgttatgtttttcatttttgttattttttttcatttttgtcatttttgtcatttttgtcatttttgtcatttttgtcatttttgtcatttttgtcatttttgtcatttttgtcatttttgtcatttttgtcatttttgtcatttttgtcatttttgtcatttttgtcatttttgtcatttttgtcatttttgtcatttttgtcatttttgtcatttttgtcatttttgtcatttttgtcatttttgtcatttttgtcatttttgtcatttttgtcatttttgtcatttttgtcatttttgtcatttttgtcatttttgtcatttttgtcatttttgtcatttttgtcatttttgtcatttttgtcatttttgtcatttttgtcatttttgtcatttttgtcattttgtcatttttgtcatttttgtcatttttgtcatttttgtcatttttgtcatttttgtcatttttgtcatttttgtcatttttgtcatttttgtcatttttgtcatttttgtcatttttgtcatttttgtcatttttgtcatttttgtcatttttgtcatttttgtcatttttgtcatttttgtcatttttgtcatttttgtcatttttgtcatttttgtcatttttgtcatttttgtcatttttgtcatttttgtcatttttgtcatttttgtcatttttgtcatttttgtcatttttgtcatttttgtcatttttgtcatttttgtcatttttgtcatttttgtcatttttgtcatttttgtcatttttgtcatttttgtcatttttgtcatttttgtcatttttgtcatttttgtcatttttgtcatttctgttacttttttatttttgtcatttttgttattttttttcatttttgtcatttgtgtcatttttgtcatttgtgtcatttttgtcatttttgtcatttttgtcatttttgtcatttttgtcatttttgtcatttttgtcatttttgtcatttttgtcatttttgtcattttttgtcatttttgtcatttttgtcatttttgtcatttttgtcatttttgtcatttttgtcatttttgtcatttttgtcatttttgtcatttttgtcatttttgtcatttttgtcatttttgtcatttttgtcatttttgtcatttttgtcatttttgtcatttttgtcatttttgtcatttttgtcatttttgtcatttttgtcatttttgtcatttttgtcatttttgtcatttttgtcatttttgtcatttttgtcatttttgtcatttttgtcatttttgtcatttttgtcatttttgtcatttttgtcatttttgtcatttttgtcatttttgtcgtttttgtcatttttgtcatttttgtcatttttgttatgtttttcatttttgttattttttttcatttttgtcatttttgtcatttttgtcatttttgtcatttttgtcatttttgtcatttttgtcatttttgtcatttttgtcatttttgtcatttttgtcatttttgtcatttatgtcatttttgtcatttttgtcatttttgtcatttttgtcatttttgtcatttttgtcattggaGCGGTTAAGGTAACCCTGCATAGCTGCAGAAGTTACCACAACATCCGAAGTGGTACGTCAGCACTTAATGTGCTACTTGCCGCGAAGGAAAATAGGAAACAGTAAGACCAAACTGTGGTCGAAATaacaaacatcaaatttgtCAGCACAAAATGTGCTATCAACGATGGCGCGGACTCAACGACCGAGCTCGCGCACCCAGCCAACCCAGCAGCAACAATGTTGCATTCATTTCGTGAATAGCAGCCAGAAACCTGAGACGCAATTCGAGATGTGGCCGTTTACAATGGAATCGCCACCCGAAGTCGCCGTGGAGAATAACATCTCCACTCACAACATTGTGGGCTCCTCTGTGGACGCCCTGTTCATCATCGCGgcgatcatcatcgtcatcgtctggCGTTGGCGCAGGAATGCGCGACGCCTGAAACAACTGGAGGGCGCAGCGACGAAGCTGCGTCAGCAAACTTTAAACAACTCTGTATGATACAGTAAAATAAATTCCAGTCTTTTTAAGTCTCTCTAACCGTTGTGTCACGTTTTCTGTTCCGATGACATTTCTGTGTTAAACCCTTGCGGGAGCGGGGTTTTACCTTAATTTCTAATCAGGTGCTTCTGCCTGGAACATTGGTGACCCCGACGTGATCGCACGTGCGATCACTTCAGGTTTAGGCAACGACGCCTATCAATTGTAAATTCTCCCGTCGGGGGGAGAACGGACtgaaaaaacattcaaagtgTTTCGGTGTGCCAAAATGGCAACGATAAATAAAGTGTAACCTAAGTGTAGGCAATCATAAGTGAAAACAAAAGTGCAAGTCTCCCACTGGtggaaatgaatcaaaatttgtgcAACGACGTGTTGTACTCTAAGTACTACGCTCAGTTAGTGGAAATCGAAGAGTCTGTAAGGGCTAGGCCGTGTCGATCGCGAGAAGAAGGCGCAGCCATTACAATCATCGTTTCACACCTGTTCAACTTAGCCGCCGGAGCTGCGGCTGTAAGAGGTTACGAAAAAAGATTTACTGACGAACTGGTGAAGTTAGCCGAATCAATCAGCGAGAGGCTAGAGTGGAACGTTTTGAATCCGCCGTCTATGTTTTAATTGAGCTCACACGCACCTGTGTGGCTAACCGTGTGATTAGTGCAAagaagaaagttgaaaattcgctCGCTGCGCGCGTAGTGTTTCCCGTCGGGGGGAGAATCCAATCAACGAAAGTGAAATCAGTGTGTGATTATGTGCCTTGGTGCCACTGCACCAtcgtgaaaataaataaaacaaacgcgGCGAGACTTGTGTAGCTTCTCCCGTCGGGAGGAGAGCTAAACGAAAGAAAAAGCAGTAAATTGAAAAGTGACTCGCATTCCTAGTATAGAACAATGGCCGAGGAAGAACTAAGTAAAGTGTGGATGCGGCAGTTGACTGCCCTAGAAGGGTCCGTCAACGAGATCGCGGTGCTGGTTGACCAGCGCAGCGACGCTAACCCTCCGGAAGTGGAGGAAATTGCAGTGCAAAGGGACACCCTGCGTGTTCTTTTCGACCAAGCAACAGCTGTGTTGCTGAAAATTGAAGGGGCCTCAGGTCCCTCGGCAAGGAGAGGGCCGTTACTAACTAAGGTAATGGCCGTTCAAGTGAAACTCGGCCGCTGGGAAAGACAGCATGCGGAAGCTGCCAGAAATCACCAGCGCCCGAGTGAAAACTTGCTCGACCAGACACTGGCACCAAGCACGAGTCGGGCGGATCATTTACCCCGAATCGAGCTACCCCACTTCAACGGTTCGCCGACGGAGTGGTTGACGTTCAAAGGGCGCTTTGAAAAGCGCATGGTAACGATTGGAGAAGATGCCGACAAATTCGCATTTCTCTCCAAGTGCCTTGAGCATTGCGCGGCAGCAAGAAATTCAATCGAAGCGCTCGAAAGCTCTGGCACTAGCTTCGCCGATGCGTGGGCGAAATTAGAGACGCGCTTTTACAAAAAGCGAATTGCGTACGAAGGATACTTCGTaaaactgatcaaatttaaaaaaataaatgtgccATGCGCTAAGTCCATCATGAGCCTCATCGATGCCGTGGACACTACAGTTCACGCTGCAAAGCAGATACAAAAGGATAAAACAGCGACACTGGACTGTGTTGCGAATGGAATGCTAGTAAGTCTAGCAAAATCCCGTCTGGATTCGGAAACCGCATCCAGGCTGGAGGAGAGATTAGACATACATCGTGTCTACACTTGGACAGAATTCAAGGAAGAGTTGGAGAAGCGAGCCAACCAATTAGCGTGCCGAACCGATATCGACGAATCGAAATCGCGCAACACCAAGACGGTAGCAGCAGCTGCCATCACCCAACCCCAGCGTAGGGAAATCAAAACGCAACCGCAATCCTGTTTCGCGTGCAATGAGAAAGGGCACGCGATCTGGCACTGCACCGAATTCAAAGCGCTGCCTGTACCGCAAAGATGGGATAGGACCAAAAGAGCCGGTCGGTGTTTCAATTGTTTGTCTTGGGGACACTCCGTCCAAAAGTGTTCATCCAAAAAGCGGTGTTCAGAATGCGGAGAAGCACACCACACATTGCTACATCCAGTGGATGCGGTTCCAGAGAAGAAGCCGGCGGCTGACCCAGCCGCTGTGGCCTCAACCAGCAGTAACAACTGACTACATGGCAGTTACGTATTCTTGGCAACAGCCGAGATCAACATTAAAGGTGCGTCCGACTGGTATCGAGTTAGGTGCCTATTGGACTCCGGTAGTCAGGTGGAGTCTATCACGGAAGCAGCCGCGCAGACTCTAGGACTACCGTACGCACGGAGCGACGTGCAACTTGTTGGCATTGGCGGAACGGTCAATGCTTCCAGAAAGATTACAACCGTAATCTCCTCCAGATGCGGAAGCTTCGCTATGGAGGTAAGTTTAGTTTTGGTTCCGCACCTTTTAGACGACCAGCCCAGCATTCGGCTGGAAGCGAAGGATGTGAGTGTTCCGTCAAACATTGAGTTAGCGGACCCCACATTCTACAAGAGAAGAGGCATCGAGATTATACTCGGTGCCCGAGTACTATTCCAGATTCTGAGCCCCAGACAAATCCAATGTACAAATGGCCCGAATCTTCAGGAGTCAGCCTTAGGCTGGCTTGTTGGCGGACTAGTTTCGCTACGGTCAACCCGGAAAGCAGTAATGACTGTTGCCACCGTTAGTACAAATGAGATCCAAGAAGAAGAGGACCCCGATGGGAAATTGGATACTCTCTTCAAGAGGTTTTGGGCCTTGGAGGAGGTAACTTCTGCGGAAGCGAAGTCCACCTCTGACCAGGTAAACCTATGCGAGGAGCACTTCCTCCAGCACACCAAGATAGGGGCAGATGGCAAATATATTGTGCGCCTCCCTTTCAACGACAAGCCCATTCAACTGGGTGATTCCTACGAGCAAGCAAGAAGACGCTTGTTCTCGCTAGAAAGGAAACTCACGCGAACTCCGGAAGTATACGAGCAATACAGAGAGTTCCTGAAAGAGTATCTGACATTAAATCATATGGAAGTTGTAGAACCAAAGGATTATCAAAAAATCCGCTACTTCATACCCCACTCATGTGTCATCAAGCCAGATTCTTCATCAACCAAGCTTCGCGTGGTATTTGATGCAAGCGCTAAGGCATCAAATGGACATTCCTTGAATCACATGCTGCGTAGTGGACCAGCGATCCAAACGGAGCAATTCGATTTGCTCCTGGACTTTCGCTGCCATGACAAGGTGCTAATGGCCGACATCGCGAAGATGTATCGGCAAGTCCATGTCCACGAAACGGACTCGTGGTACCAGTGCATCGCCTGGAGGGATAATCCTTCGGAAGCGATTCAGGCTTATCGCCTCAAAACAGTGACTTATGGCGAGGCGGCATCCTCATTCCTAGCATGTCGCGCTCTACACCAAGTCGGAGAAGAAATCCGATCGCATCAGCCGAGCATTGCTGATATTATTCAGAAATGTTTCTACGTCGACAATTTGATGATGGGGGGAAATTCAGCAGAAGGTCTTCTGAGTCAACGAAAAGCCGTGGAGGCCGCTCTTCTGCAGCAAGGCTTTCCCTTACGGAAATGGGCATCCAACGATGCCAGCATCATAGAAGATGTACCTGCCGACGATC
This sequence is a window from Uranotaenia lowii strain MFRU-FL chromosome 3, ASM2978415v1, whole genome shotgun sequence. Protein-coding genes within it:
- the LOC129751993 gene encoding uncharacterized protein LOC129751993 produces the protein MAEEELSKVWMRQLTALEGSVNEIAVLVDQRSDANPPEVEEIAVQRDTLRVLFDQATAVLLKIEGASGPSARRGPLLTKVMAVQVKLGRWERQHAEAARNHQRPSENLLDQTLAPSTSRADHLPRIELPHFNGSPTEWLTFKGRFEKRMVTIGEDADKFAFLSKCLEHCAAARNSIEALESSGTSFADAWAKLETRFYKKRIAYEGYFVKLIKFKKINVPCAKSIMSLIDAVDTTVHAAKQIQKDKTATLDCVANGMLVSLAKSRLDSETASRLEERLDIHRVYTWTEFKEELEKRANQLACRTDIDESKSRNTKTVAAAAITQPQRREIKTQPQSCFACNEKGHAIWHCTEFKALPVPQRWDRTKRAGRCFNCLSWGHSVQKCSSKKRCSECGEAHHTLLHPVDAVPEKKPAADPAAVASTSTEINIKGASDWYRVRCLLDSGSQVESITEAAAQTLGLPYARSDVQLVGIGGTVNASRKITTVISSRCGSFAMEVSLVLVPHLLDDQPSIRLEAKDVSVPSNIELADPTFYKRRGIEIILGARVLFQILSPRQIQCTNGPNLQESALGWLVGGLVSLRSTRKAVMTVATVSTNEIQEEEDPDGKLDTLFKRFWALEEVTSAEAKSTSDQVNLCEEHFLQHTKIGADGKYIVRLPFNDKPIQLGDSYEQARRRLFSLERKLTRTPEVYEQYREFLKEYLTLNHMEVVEPKDYQKIRYFIPHSCVIKPDSSSTKLRVVFDASAKASNGHSLNHMLRSGPAIQTEQFDLLLDFRCHDKVLMADIAKMYRQVHVHETDSWYQCIAWRDNPSEAIQAYRLKTVTYGEAASSFLACRALHQVGEEIRSHQPSIADIIQKCFYVDNLMMGGNSAEGLLSQRKAVEAALLQQGFPLRKWASNDASIIEDVPADDLEKEINIGNHDVIKTLGVAWSPRGDTFRFLVEDRNASKQTITKRQLASEVLRLYDPLGIMQPVIITAKILLQSLWKTKLGWEDQIPPETLHEWQQLKKTLPKLAELEFPRQAIPSNVAHLELHGFSDASIRAYGGAIYAFAIDTQGNKSMNLLCAKSRVVPMKDLTLPRKELIGAKLLAELMSRVIGIIPQHINKVHYWCDSQVVLSWIHANDQHAEVYVRNRVKIIQQLTNKMSWRYIPTDQNPADVISRGISVRKLLTTKKQLWLHATPYALEVHPEIQVCAIQQAPTIDHTLHDPDPEDYIQSYKYCNSFRRTRRHFALIQRAISNFKAKATSSINSEQLLQTMTGPLTVEELEAGLHLVIKNMQSVCLGQELKSIGLHGIPTKQGPLQHLNPMLAGGLIRVTGRLNLADLPEEQRHPIFIPREHPFARIILVHLHRSNNHAGLEIVLAEFQRSYWMKGLRKTTQSVLQKCVLCVRARPRRFEQMMGQLPRPRVNPSTAFTHTGVDLCGPFQVLPSQRAKMRLTVYACLFVCFSTKAVHIEVVEDQSTGAFLAALIRFVSVRGTPEVIYSDNGRNFVGASRELAELSKVYNSELFQNELIGIAAEEGIRFSFIPPRSSNFGGLWEANIKVAKRLFTAAARGSSFNILEIQTVFYQVSAIMNSRPLTSIFSDAGAPEPLTPGHFLIGRAMTTIPIPASHLEQQNLVMRWKRIQRQTAQFWRRWQNEYLQHLRCIFKWTKRQPNLQPGQIVLIGDDNNPVAKWPMGIVTHTKPGKDGVVRVATVRTASGIYTRNVRALAPLPIDITESQVGESVEPSQFDSSEIVNKPHHEVREQGPVPENEEDPSPLAMSSNVWSDRLRSKGGRKWSG